Proteins found in one Paenibacillus dendritiformis genomic segment:
- the ytxC gene encoding putative sporulation protein YtxC produces MELFTLTLPNASREEVLSLSKLLQQELGDLHKEQTVIQLDVTFGEQLSSIACSGVLPDFQLARHGAEVWNRSARALAEFILSAKEEQLLRALIQKYTSYEPEECVKIEDYCLLLLSGGDDTGGQEARRRRKKKVMRAIRSYLEEQTSLHLDGFIRFRLQPYMAELQEVVDYAVDEFVLERQYQEFIALLKYFVYIQETKVPLAHLMHSGGHDFTLLDEDLQPLEPKHVMDGIFVEMVDCDMEMEDMIVSTLINVSPQNIVIHTREPDSQVIKTIQQIFESRVHVCVRCNACQSMLWQKQETAPDY; encoded by the coding sequence ATGGAACTGTTCACATTAACGCTTCCGAATGCGTCACGGGAAGAGGTTTTGTCTTTAAGCAAATTGCTGCAGCAGGAGCTGGGTGATTTACATAAAGAACAGACGGTTATCCAATTGGATGTCACGTTCGGTGAACAGCTGAGCTCCATTGCATGCAGCGGAGTGCTGCCTGATTTTCAACTGGCGCGCCATGGCGCCGAAGTATGGAATCGAAGTGCCCGCGCCTTGGCCGAATTCATTCTGTCTGCCAAAGAAGAGCAGCTTCTGCGCGCCTTGATTCAAAAATATACGAGCTATGAGCCGGAGGAATGCGTCAAAATTGAAGATTATTGTCTGCTGCTATTGAGCGGCGGTGACGATACCGGTGGCCAGGAAGCGCGGCGGCGCCGCAAAAAGAAGGTGATGCGCGCTATCCGCAGCTATTTGGAGGAGCAGACCTCTCTTCATCTGGACGGGTTCATCCGCTTCCGGCTGCAGCCTTATATGGCCGAGCTCCAGGAAGTCGTCGATTATGCCGTGGATGAATTTGTGCTCGAACGGCAATACCAGGAATTTATCGCGCTGTTGAAATATTTTGTCTATATTCAGGAAACGAAGGTGCCGCTGGCGCATCTGATGCATAGCGGAGGCCATGATTTTACCTTGCTGGATGAGGATCTGCAGCCGTTGGAGCCGAAGCATGTCATGGACGGCATTTTTGTGGAAATGGTCGATTGCGATATGGAAATGGAGGACATGATTGTGAGCACGCTCATCAATGTCTCTCCGCAAAATATCGTCATTCATACCCGGGAGCCGGATTCGCAGGTCATCAAGACGATTCAGCAAATTTTCGAATCGCGGGTCCATGTCTGCGTCCGCTGCAACGCCTGTCAATCGATGCTCTGGCAGAAGCAGGAGACGGCGCCTGACTATTGA
- a CDS encoding aminoglycoside N(3)-acetyltransferase produces MEVISGDLITRTSLKNDFEKLGVQSGMNVILHSSMKSLGGWVVGGAVSVILALEEQLGEQGTLVMPTHTSDLSDPSTWCNPPVRESWWEDIREQMPAFDRDFTPCSEMGTIPELFRKQRGVIRSNHPQLSFAAWGANQVYITVNHSLAYGLGEQSPIARLYELDGWILLLGVGHGNNTSIHLAEYRANYERKKEMIAKAPMMQGNNKAWVEYKEVDLDSSDFDAIGADFARDTNHVRVGQVANATALLLPVRDIVDYATIWMEKQRTLSAPIL; encoded by the coding sequence ATGGAAGTAATCAGCGGAGATTTAATAACACGGACTTCATTGAAAAATGACTTTGAGAAGCTGGGCGTACAATCGGGAATGAATGTTATTCTTCACTCCTCTATGAAATCATTGGGCGGATGGGTGGTAGGAGGAGCCGTGTCAGTCATATTAGCTTTAGAGGAACAGTTGGGAGAACAAGGAACCCTTGTCATGCCAACGCATACATCGGACTTGTCTGATCCCTCAACATGGTGCAATCCGCCTGTGCGAGAATCTTGGTGGGAGGATATTCGGGAGCAAATGCCTGCTTTTGATCGTGATTTTACGCCTTGCTCGGAAATGGGGACTATACCGGAGCTGTTCCGTAAGCAAAGAGGCGTCATCCGAAGCAATCATCCTCAGCTTTCCTTCGCTGCTTGGGGTGCCAATCAAGTGTATATTACAGTTAATCATAGTCTGGCTTACGGCTTGGGAGAGCAATCGCCGATCGCTCGCCTGTATGAACTGGATGGATGGATATTATTATTGGGGGTCGGTCACGGCAATAATACATCCATTCATTTGGCTGAATATAGGGCCAATTATGAGCGTAAGAAGGAGATGATTGCGAAAGCTCCCATGATGCAAGGCAATAATAAAGCTTGGGTTGAATACAAGGAAGTGGATTTAGATTCAAGCGATTTCGATGCGATTGGAGCAGATTTTGCGCGGGATACGAATCATGTCCGAGTCGGACAGGTTGCGAATGCAACTGCCTTGCTCCTTCCTGTTCGAGATATTGTAGATTACGCGACAATATGGATGGAGAAGCAGCGTACACTTTCTGCTCCCATTTTGTAA
- a CDS encoding response regulator transcription factor: MNILVVDDEQSILNLIRLNLEIEGYTVHTAASGQAAHEQWQAQQIDLIILDVMLPDTDGYQLLREFRSSNSDVPVIMLTAKGQINDKLLGLQLGADDYLVKPFHSTELLLRIKVIERRMKKQEQTNSGSSIMHCGPFRVDPEKRAIVVNGQDITLTYREYDLLLLLLSNKRRIFTRDDLLMKVWKLDYPENTRAVDIMIQRLRKKLGKEGERIKTIYGVGYKIDC; this comes from the coding sequence ATGAATATTCTAGTTGTCGATGACGAGCAGAGCATCTTGAACCTCATCCGTCTCAATCTCGAGATTGAAGGCTACACGGTACACACGGCCGCGAGCGGCCAAGCCGCGCACGAACAATGGCAGGCGCAACAGATAGATTTGATTATTCTTGATGTGATGCTTCCCGATACAGATGGGTATCAATTGCTGCGCGAGTTCCGCAGCAGCAACTCAGACGTTCCCGTCATCATGCTTACCGCCAAGGGACAAATTAACGACAAGTTGCTGGGACTGCAATTAGGCGCTGATGATTACCTCGTCAAGCCGTTCCACAGCACGGAGCTGCTGCTCCGAATCAAGGTGATCGAAAGACGGATGAAAAAACAAGAGCAGACGAACTCCGGATCCAGCATCATGCATTGCGGACCTTTTCGAGTCGATCCGGAAAAGCGCGCGATTGTTGTGAACGGACAGGACATTACGCTAACGTATCGAGAGTATGATCTGCTTCTGCTGTTATTATCCAATAAGCGGCGCATCTTCACTCGCGATGATCTCCTTATGAAGGTGTGGAAGCTTGATTATCCGGAAAATACGAGAGCAGTCGATATTATGATACAGCGCCTCCGCAAAAAGCTAGGAAAAGAAGGAGAGCGAATCAAAACCATTTACGGCGTCGGATACAAAATAGATTGTTGA
- a CDS encoding sensor histidine kinase → MTLQKRFHLALLALFIPVMLFLYIVLDISLQNNVYQSAVNSLQKLSVEAQIYTINYVEREQKGKPDFTLQKGAPLIASYLSKRMGVRVQLINAHHLVLADTERGALSYVNQDMEQAMHGSKSYMIQKASPSPLLLFSSPIYVDNQVIGLIRFLQPLENESQLLKRMKVTFAVACLLLLAAAVLIANRFAKSLSKPIEQLRDMAKKLANGHYGSRIELSGYEEISQLAHSLHAMADAIELHIKQLSREKDKQRDFLDRVTHELKTPLTAIMGYSNLIPRLKDPEDVQESLRHISVESERMLTLVEELLSQSKYGDSPFSVSPTICDIAAIASEAMYIMQPRLDKYQIRLHNELVTTIVVADPDKTKQIFLNLLDNAIKYSDASELVIQQTSSDNAERITIRDDGIGISHSLIARFESSSSDAALTSAAGNGFGLLICKQLMALQGGEMSIQSEDGIGTTITLQFRSPAALDTHPLPTCSK, encoded by the coding sequence ATGACTTTACAGAAACGCTTTCACTTGGCACTTCTTGCCCTATTCATTCCTGTCATGCTTTTTCTCTATATCGTGCTTGATATTTCTTTGCAGAATAATGTTTATCAATCCGCGGTCAATTCGCTGCAAAAGCTAAGCGTAGAAGCTCAGATCTACACGATTAATTATGTGGAGCGCGAACAAAAAGGAAAACCAGACTTCACGCTTCAAAAAGGCGCGCCGCTTATTGCCTCATATCTGTCCAAGCGCATGGGCGTTCGCGTACAGCTCATTAACGCGCATCATCTCGTCCTGGCCGATACCGAGCGTGGAGCGCTGTCTTATGTGAATCAGGATATGGAACAAGCGATGCATGGCAGTAAGTCCTATATGATTCAAAAGGCCTCTCCCTCTCCATTGCTGTTGTTCTCCAGCCCAATCTACGTCGACAATCAAGTTATCGGATTAATTCGATTCCTCCAGCCCTTGGAGAATGAATCACAGCTGCTCAAGCGAATGAAGGTCACCTTCGCGGTTGCTTGCTTGCTTCTTCTCGCTGCCGCCGTGTTGATTGCGAATCGCTTCGCCAAATCGCTGAGCAAACCGATCGAGCAGCTTCGAGATATGGCGAAGAAGCTCGCCAACGGCCACTACGGCAGCCGTATCGAACTAAGCGGTTATGAGGAAATAAGTCAGCTGGCGCATTCCTTGCATGCAATGGCCGATGCAATCGAGCTGCACATCAAGCAGCTAAGCCGGGAGAAGGACAAGCAGCGCGATTTCCTGGATCGAGTCACCCATGAGCTAAAGACGCCTCTGACCGCGATTATGGGATATTCGAACCTAATTCCACGTCTGAAGGATCCGGAGGATGTTCAAGAAAGCCTGCGCCATATCTCCGTGGAAAGCGAGCGCATGCTTACACTTGTCGAGGAACTGCTCAGCCAATCCAAGTATGGAGACAGCCCGTTCTCGGTATCTCCAACCATATGCGATATCGCGGCGATTGCAAGCGAAGCCATGTATATAATGCAGCCACGACTCGACAAATATCAGATTCGGCTGCACAACGAGCTAGTAACTACGATAGTTGTCGCAGATCCGGATAAGACGAAGCAAATTTTCCTGAACCTGCTCGATAATGCAATCAAATATAGCGATGCATCCGAGCTAGTGATTCAACAGACATCAAGCGATAATGCAGAGCGAATTACGATCCGGGACGATGGAATCGGCATAAGCCATTCCCTCATTGCACGGTTCGAAAGCTCTTCATCGGACGCAGCCCTGACATCGGCCGCAGGCAATGGCTTCGGATTGCTCATATGCAAGCAACTGATGGCCCTGCAAGGAGGAGAAATGTCCATACAATCCGAGGATGGGATCGGAACGACAATCACGCTCCAATTCCGCTCACCGGCAGCATTGGATACACATCCTCTGCCAACATGCTCGAAATAA
- a CDS encoding DUF3919 family protein, giving the protein MNKLIWSAFLFTGIILLLSFAGFFLNEQVYQKVGIINDKHEVLRKVSDSLPVQATISHQKWGSLHVNDEVSLHAFVSYMDRIKQEYEPKLSTDTDSEQAILSGRIQYLNGSEQTFELGSTFTLGKWSYGPGHETPLLSALQTQLQSLFYTPEHFAQFIRTAKGLTFRSDGVQGNLLDHEKGYLVSSIQQALEIKDQVEIKQLLLRKQEPLGSITAYKEDKELKNDRSNILHIVVYSGYVVMQYMGDDNGNSIYLQTGLEKLLLHGKNEKADIR; this is encoded by the coding sequence ATGAACAAGCTTATATGGAGTGCCTTTCTTTTTACGGGAATCATTCTATTGCTGTCTTTTGCCGGGTTCTTCCTGAATGAGCAGGTCTATCAGAAGGTCGGCATTATCAACGATAAGCATGAAGTATTGCGAAAAGTAAGCGATTCCCTTCCTGTTCAAGCAACAATTTCTCATCAGAAGTGGGGATCTTTGCATGTCAATGACGAGGTAAGTCTGCACGCGTTCGTATCCTATATGGATCGGATCAAGCAGGAGTATGAACCGAAGCTGTCTACTGATACCGACAGTGAACAGGCCATTCTCTCGGGACGCATCCAATATTTGAACGGAAGCGAGCAGACCTTTGAGCTTGGCAGCACCTTTACCCTAGGCAAATGGTCTTACGGCCCAGGACATGAGACTCCTCTGCTGTCTGCCCTGCAGACTCAGCTGCAAAGTCTTTTTTATACGCCCGAGCATTTCGCACAATTCATACGAACTGCAAAGGGGCTCACTTTCCGTTCTGACGGCGTACAAGGAAATTTGCTTGATCATGAAAAGGGTTACTTGGTGTCCAGCATTCAACAAGCATTGGAAATCAAAGATCAGGTCGAAATTAAGCAATTGTTGCTCCGCAAGCAGGAGCCGCTCGGCTCTATTACTGCATACAAGGAGGACAAGGAGCTGAAAAATGACCGCAGCAATATCCTGCATATCGTCGTTTATTCCGGCTATGTCGTCATGCAATATATGGGCGATGACAACGGAAATTCGATCTATTTGCAGACAGGCTTGGAGAAACTGCTGCTTCATGGAAAGAACGAAAAGGCGGATATAAGATGA
- a CDS encoding ABC transporter substrate-binding protein: MTRLLYLLLFVCLVTQAGCSNDHHAITVDEQGMPDMKGRHLVAYVAAREEVGSALLSSFCQQTGCTYEYIRLSTEEILRRVSQESTKPQADLVIGGTIDAHMTMKEEDLSSPIRSANMDLIPFPFKDEDGYWAGYEVEQLSIAVNRERWDQEFAPLGLKFPKTWEELLDPAYRGKIVMPDPNYSGTAYTFIASLYDAWGEQRTSDYLRQLNRNIGLLTVNGFMPAQYVSSGEYAIGINFLGDQRKLREAGFDIVSSVPIKTSLFVNGISKIRNGPNEAAADWFINYCLSQEAAAVLERVSYGTPTVHENKQDVEKSAVLPVHSSMRRHEQILDLWNRMRADKKGQGE; encoded by the coding sequence ATGACACGATTACTCTACCTTTTACTATTCGTCTGTCTAGTTACGCAGGCAGGCTGTTCCAATGATCATCATGCCATTACTGTGGATGAGCAAGGTATGCCCGACATGAAAGGGCGCCATCTGGTTGCATACGTGGCCGCTCGTGAAGAAGTCGGCAGTGCCCTGCTGTCGTCCTTCTGTCAACAAACAGGATGTACGTACGAATACATCCGGCTGTCGACAGAGGAGATATTGCGCCGCGTGTCTCAGGAATCAACGAAGCCGCAAGCGGATCTCGTCATTGGGGGAACGATCGATGCGCACATGACGATGAAGGAAGAGGATCTATCCTCCCCGATTCGCAGCGCAAATATGGATCTTATCCCTTTCCCGTTCAAGGATGAGGACGGGTATTGGGCTGGTTACGAGGTTGAGCAGTTATCCATTGCGGTTAATCGCGAACGCTGGGATCAAGAATTTGCGCCGCTCGGGTTGAAGTTCCCCAAGACGTGGGAAGAACTGCTTGATCCTGCATATCGTGGCAAGATCGTCATGCCAGATCCGAATTATTCAGGAACCGCGTACACGTTTATCGCCTCGTTATACGATGCATGGGGCGAGCAGAGAACTTCCGATTATTTGCGACAGTTGAATCGCAATATCGGTCTGCTTACTGTAAACGGCTTCATGCCGGCACAATACGTCAGCTCGGGCGAGTATGCAATCGGTATCAACTTTCTGGGAGATCAGCGCAAGCTGCGCGAGGCCGGGTTCGATATCGTGAGCAGCGTTCCGATAAAAACGAGCCTATTCGTCAATGGCATATCGAAAATCCGGAACGGGCCCAATGAGGCCGCTGCAGACTGGTTCATCAATTACTGCTTGTCACAAGAGGCTGCGGCTGTCTTGGAACGAGTGTCTTACGGCACCCCGACCGTTCACGAGAATAAGCAGGATGTAGAGAAGTCTGCTGTCTTGCCTGTACACAGTTCCATGCGTAGGCATGAACAAATCCTAGACCTTTGGAACAGAATGCGTGCGGACAAAAAAGGTCAAGGAGAATGA
- a CDS encoding MFS transporter, whose translation MFGWLKKAPAIPRLPEHMIAKMYRIFRMRTIIGIFIGYAGYYLVRSNFTLSTPYLKSEFGFSPSQIGMLSAALAVTYGISKFFMGNLADKAHTQRFIAVGLFLSAVVNLILGSTSSFGLIFMMLVVNGVFQGMGAPPCSIVLANWFSKKERGTYMGIWNTSHNIGGGIIAPIVGVAIGILGSAYWQTGIFVVPSILAMIIAVFVWFCGKDTPQSVGLPPIDEYRNDYDDVERNPDGDKLSMKEILIKYVLKNKFIWYLCLANVFVYFIRFGVLNWVPLYLTEEKGFTQSQYHIAFAVFEWAAILSSLVVGVLSDKLFKGNRMPLCIISMIGVVLATLVYWQSSSVLVITIAVSIIGCLIYVPQFLIGLSAIDFVPKFAVGTTVGLTGLFAYLFGNLTASALVGFIVESSGWNGCFLLLLVSGVLATLFLTMIQVGRKKKLANAANQA comes from the coding sequence ATGTTTGGTTGGTTGAAAAAAGCTCCCGCCATACCTCGATTGCCGGAGCACATGATCGCGAAGATGTACCGAATTTTCCGTATGCGTACCATAATCGGCATTTTTATCGGTTACGCAGGCTACTACTTAGTACGCAGCAACTTTACGTTGTCCACACCCTATTTGAAGAGTGAGTTCGGGTTCAGCCCTTCTCAAATCGGTATGTTGAGCGCGGCACTTGCCGTTACCTACGGTATAAGCAAATTCTTCATGGGGAATTTGGCGGATAAAGCCCATACGCAGCGATTTATCGCTGTTGGTTTGTTCTTGTCTGCCGTAGTTAACCTTATCTTAGGATCTACTTCCTCGTTCGGTCTCATCTTCATGATGCTTGTCGTGAACGGGGTGTTTCAAGGCATGGGCGCTCCTCCTTGCAGTATCGTACTGGCGAACTGGTTCTCGAAGAAAGAGCGCGGTACGTATATGGGAATCTGGAATACGTCCCATAATATCGGCGGAGGCATTATCGCCCCAATCGTAGGCGTAGCCATAGGTATTCTCGGTTCTGCCTATTGGCAGACAGGAATTTTCGTAGTCCCGTCCATTCTCGCGATGATTATCGCCGTTTTCGTATGGTTCTGCGGCAAGGATACTCCGCAATCGGTTGGTCTGCCGCCAATCGATGAATATCGCAACGATTATGACGATGTGGAACGCAATCCAGACGGCGACAAGCTGTCCATGAAAGAAATCTTGATCAAATATGTACTTAAAAACAAATTCATCTGGTACCTGTGCTTGGCGAACGTATTCGTGTACTTCATTCGCTTCGGCGTCTTGAACTGGGTACCATTATACTTGACGGAAGAAAAAGGCTTCACGCAATCGCAATATCACATTGCATTTGCTGTATTCGAATGGGCAGCCATTCTGAGCTCGCTCGTCGTCGGCGTGCTTAGCGACAAGTTGTTCAAGGGCAACCGGATGCCGCTCTGTATTATCAGCATGATCGGGGTCGTGTTGGCTACGCTTGTGTACTGGCAGTCTTCGAGCGTCCTCGTAATTACTATCGCCGTATCCATTATCGGCTGTCTCATCTATGTGCCGCAGTTCTTGATTGGCCTTAGCGCAATCGACTTCGTACCGAAGTTCGCTGTAGGTACAACTGTTGGTTTGACTGGTTTGTTCGCTTACTTGTTCGGTAACTTGACTGCAAGCGCACTTGTTGGATTCATCGTCGAATCCTCCGGTTGGAACGGTTGCTTCCTGTTGCTTCTCGTGAGTGGCGTACTGGCAACACTCTTCCTGACGATGATTCAGGTCGGTCGCAAGAAGAAGCTGGCTAACGCGGCGAACCAAGCGTAA